In Leptospira bouyouniensis, the sequence ACTGAAGCACTTCCACAAAACAACAATTTGGTGACAAACCAAAATGCGAATCCAATTGTGAATGAAAAAACTTTGAATCCTGTTGAAAAACAACCAGCAGTGATTGAAGAAGAAGAAGTAGTTTCCAATGCATTGTGGATGGATTCACCAGTGTCAGCAGAACCAGTGGGACTTCCTGGCTTCAGTGGAGAAGTAAAACTTAGTAATAAAGAAATTACTAATGCTGGTTCGGAAACAAATGGTGTAAAAGATCCAGGAAAATCTTTTTTTAATTTTTCCGAATTTTTTGCCAAATACAAAAAAGCGATGATGATCCTTGGGATTATTATCCTCTTTGCTTTTTACAGACTTAGATCCGCACGTCCAGGCTCTAGCAGTCGTTCTTATAGAAGATAAAATTTTTAGGAGCAAATCAACTTGCAATCGTATCGACTCTTACTTCTACCATTTTTCATTTTAGTGGTATCATTTACCATTTTGTATCCAAACTTTGCCGACCGAACTTTGAAACTGGTGGTGAGAGAGGATGTTTATTCCCTTCCTGAAGAAGATCAAAAAACACTTGTTAATGGATTGTTTGAAAGGTGGGAGAAGGATTATGGAAAAAGTTCAGGTTGGACTATTGAGCCAAAAGGGACACTCCCTCCTAAAGAAAATCCTTTTTATACTGTGAATGGCAGATTTATTACTTCTGCCAAAATCAATCAAATATCACAAGAGAACCAAAGTTTGGTGAATGAAGGCAAAAACAAATTAGAACCTACTTGGATCGAGAACATGATCCGTGGCGGTAAGTCTTTGTCTATCAAACTTGGTCTGGATTTACAAGGTGGAATGCGAGTGGTTTTAAAAGGTGATTTTGAAGATTATACTTCGAAATTAAGAGACCTTTATGCAAAGGAAA encodes:
- a CDS encoding SRP-less Sec system protein; the protein is MKHFFCILLIVLFSTSLFSQEGLDFLDKVNDKPKTTTKPKEDSVQTSTKKQNNVVSTAGTTTGKKKKSKKKSKQTQLTTEALPQNNNLVTNQNANPIVNEKTLNPVEKQPAVIEEEEVVSNALWMDSPVSAEPVGLPGFSGEVKLSNKEITNAGSETNGVKDPGKSFFNFSEFFAKYKKAMMILGIIILFAFYRLRSARPGSSSRSYRR